The genomic DNA AACCTCTGCAATTTCTATGTCTACTTTCTTGGTTTCCTTGTTGTTCACGTCTACCTGTGTAGGACTCTTACTTACAAGTGATAACTGGTTAGTACCCAGGCCAAACGAATTGTTGTTCAGATGAATAGCACTGGCAGCGGTGTTGTTTTGTCTGAACGGATCAAAGGCCTCGTATCTATCAAGTGTATTACGTGGTGTAGGTGATGTAGATCCAAGGGCAGGTACCGTTCCGATTGGCCCAAATACGCCGCCATTATTGTTCGAACCATTTGCCGTTGTGGTACTATCCATAGGATTTCCAAGGTAACTCATACTCGATGGCATTCCAATCCCCATTCCAAGGAGATTATACTTAGCGAGAGTAGCAATCGCTGATAAAATTTCGCTAGCAGCAGGTTCCGAGAAACCTGCTGTTCGTAGATTTAACTTTATGTGTTCCAACAACTGCGTCGTCACTGGTGCGGTACCAGCTGTTATTGCAGCTCCTAAGTTCAAGTTCAAACTAAGACCAGCACCGTTCAAAAGACTCACTGTGAACAGAAATATACGATGATAGATGAATCAGTTCATTCGGTTACATAATCTTCATTCACACAATTAGTTtcataacaattattttattgaaattattcaaacaaTACCTGTATTAATGCCAGCTGTAGAAGTATACGTCGGTGTACTTGTAGGCGCTTGAGCGTAAGGGCTGCCTGTGGGATTGTAATTAGCTACAGGACCACTTACATCTGCATAACTAACATTGGGGCATATACCACTTTGTGGATCGTCCGCCACTTTAGCTAATATCATCATTAACGCATTTCGATTGTTCTCTTTCTCCCCGATTACCGTTATACATCGTTCTTGTAAAGACACATCTTTTGCCTTTTGACTTATTTGAACATACGAGCCAGattcttctttaatttgtttaatataGTTTCCAGCTTTACCTATTATCATCCCTGCAGTGCTATTAGGTACCAAAATTTTTACCtaaaaaattgcatttatttttgtttacgCATtactataataaataactaGGACAACATTAATAAGACAATTTTGACAACAGTGTCAAAATAATGTTtgtaaataaaagagaaaaaaaaggatttaCCTGTTTGTCCCTCTCTGCCGTGGTCTTTCCTGATTCAGAGTCAACAGTTGTCTTTAACGTGAGATCTGGTTTCTCACGTATTTTATCCATAATAAAATCCATAACTGCCATTATAGCTTCTATACTACCAGTTATTAGGCACACTCTTTCTGTCGTTCCTGAAAACCATACGAATACTGTAACGACAAATAGAACGCATGGAAATGTTTCTACCATACCTGGATAGAAATCGTGTGATTTAGATATTTTAACCTTAGCTCCGGTATCTTTTTGCAATTGAGCAATCGTGTCTCCACCTTTTCCGATAATAGCTCCTGCAGCCACACCAGGGACCAATACTTTGAGGTGATATGTTCCATCTCCTCCTATCGAATACAAACAATGACCAAAgcttattattttaatcatatAGAAGACGAAACACTTACGTAGCActtatgtataaaatatttatagaaaaaataaacaaataaaattctgttattttatttatgtatcaATGTAAAAAGAGGGTACATATTTGTTGAATTGATGAAAATAAGATAACAATAAAACAtaaagattaatttaaaaacatacaataaataaataaatacaacgaatttaataaaatacacgCATACGATAACACTTCATATTTCTTTCAAATCAAAACGCTGCTCATAAATATACCGTgcataaattaaattgttgTCGTTGAACTTTAACATTCAAGATAGCTGTCGAACGATCTTGTAAtactttttgttaaatatCACGTAGCTTCGACATTCGTGACGAAACTTTTTGACTTTTGATTGGACACCGAATCGAAGGAACGCGAAATCGTTAACCGTACTCGTGGTACACGCGAGCGTCTCGATTGGATAGCAATGCGAAACGGCGTTCGGACgacggaaaaaaaaaaaaataaagtatcGCGTAATCGTCgaacgaaagaagaaggaaatgtAATGCCGGAATGACACAAAGTTTCGATTCGTTGAAGGCAAACAGCTGTTTGACAGATGGAAGCCCTGTGCGCTCGCTCACTCGCTTCGTTATCGACCTTGACCCGCAACCTCGGCAGCGGAACGGTGTGCCTGACAACTCACCGATACGCCACATCCTAGTGACTGCCACTGAACGGGTAGCAGTGAGTTCCTTAGTAAGGCGGTTACGCGACAACAGCGACCACGGCACTGCACTACGGGAATGCGGCAGAGAAATGTACACAACAATATGCGTACGGACGATACTTGACGTAGAACCACTTCTAACGTTCCTGTCGCAAAGCTAGCGATCGTACGTCCAATGAAACGGCCGCGACAGAGACGAAGTTGCAGAGTCACCGAGCGTGTTCGACAGCCACCGCAGCAGCGATTCTCCATTAACAACGTTTCCACAGGCACAGCCGCCCACGCAGGAATAataacgacgacgacgactaCGACTACTAAGAATTAAGGGTAAGAGTACAAGAGCCACGATGACAGCAACGACGgcaaggaagaaaaaaaaaaaacgaaatcGAAGGAAAAGGAGCCAGCGATGTTGACGATGACGATGGGTGACTAGGAATGGTCTGGGGGGAGAGGACTGAcagcgacgacgacgacgagcaAGACGAAAACGATGACAACGATGACGTTgacaataataaaatgaacgtcaacgtaaaaaaaaaaacaccgTTACAGGTGTCACGTACGATTTCGCGGTTACGATATCGGACTGAAGATATCAAACAGATTtggggaaaaaaaaggggagacgaaaaagagaaggagacGTGGCACGAGAGGATGCGCGAACCGCTGTGCGGTGCACCGTGTTCGCGTTCTCGCCTTCGTGTACACGTTCGCCAGACTTCGAAGTGGGAAACGAAAGGGAACGGCCGAGCGAGCGATCGCTGTGTCAACAGCAGCACCAGCGACAAGATTGTCAAAGGCGCGTGAGAGAGTAAAAAGAATAGGCATTGAAAgcaaggaaaagagaaagataaaaaaaagagcaaGGGGCAAatgagggagagagagagagggagagaattATTGTGCGTGTATTTTATCGGTTCGTACGAGTATAGGAACATCGCTACGAAGGTACGTAGGGAATGTTTCGTTGCGGTGAAGAAAAAAATCAATGACAACGGGTAATTAAAATACCTGATCCGTAATGAGACCTCTTCGTCGCGCCATTTTCCGCGTCACAATCGAGCGGCCGCTTCCTGGAGTCTGCAATCTCCGGGGAGGGACACGTCTCCATTCCTGAGTCGGCAGCCATCTTGTCTTTTCGGTCGGGCACGCCAAGAGAAACGaagagagtgagagagaaaGACAGAGATGTACTTTGACACAGAGACGATAGTCCCGACCGGTGGCAAGTGTCGTTGAAAGCAGGCGAAGGGAGACGCACCACACACGGACCGGACGAACGAATGAACGTACGCACGACCACGATAGGTTTAAGCGGAAGGGAGATGACGGACATATAGACACACGATTAGACGAACGGAACAAACGACGAAAGCCCTCGCGGGGTACCGCGTCTCACTGGCGACTGCTCGCGGCTGCCTTGCCAACCAGCTGGTTGATACTCGATGGTGTGCCTCGGCCCTCGCGTTCCTCTCTCGCCCTCTCTATCCTCGTCGCTCCTCTATCAACTTCTGATCGCTAGCCTGCCTCTCTCTTTCCCACCAGCCCTCGCGGGCTCCGTTCTGCAGGGACGTATTACTCAACCTGCACCAGGGGCGTCTTTATTTCGGGCCCTTATGCGTTCACGCGTACACTATCCACGAAACTATTTAAAATTCGATCAAACTTGATCTTGATCGTCGATCTACGCATTTAAccttcaaattatttatttatctcgAAATTCATCTTTATTGATTTACTTTCTTTTATTGacggtatattacataatttattatatagtTCGGTATCTCGTCATAAACGATTTAATGGTTTCTAATGCGCATCACGTATCGTCTATTATATGAATCAAAGTTAGATCAACGAATAACTATCGATCGATTTTACTCCTAAACCGTCGCACAGCTGCACTTGCGACTTACTATAGCAGTTGTTGCATTtaacgtatatgtatgtatgtacggGTACATAATGTCTACGATTCATAAAAGAGAAAACCTAATTCGAATTTTAGATATTAACGTATTAGATGATACGTGTTAAGAGAAAACTGTctatgatataaaaatatttttcctgtCAAGGCCGTTAATCTTGTTGCCGTTGGTGCGCACTGCAGTATGACATCATAGTTCATGTGCAACTGAATAAGATGCATTTGATTTCCTAGCAATGATTTTAAAAGTAGAATCCTGCTCTCTTATCAAGCACGATGTTTGGTTCACTTTTTATCACCGTGTGTAGATATGTGTTACGATTAACGTATCGGCGTTTGAATTGTCGAAAATTTACCATGATTTCATCATAGATGTGATATGTATACCTTTTTAACTATACACAGATCAGAATATCCGTTAGTTGTTGATACTCAAatggaatattattttttatcggAAGTGAAATCATAAAACatgtatatattaataattctatATATGCATACAGTTAGGGCATAAAGAAAGTATTTTTAAGTATCTTATCTAAggaaagaacatagatacggTGGGCGATTGGTTCGTTAATGAATCACGTGTTTAAAAATGTGTTCCCTTTAACGTTACTTTTTACACAAAATGATTCAACTAAATGCCCTTATTAGATCaacattaaaaagaaataaaaattgtaaatttccaCGGGAAAATCTAAATGAGAAAGATCGACAAGATTACTGCATTATCGGTGTGCACGATCGACGCAACGTTTTCTTGCAATGAACAGGAAACAATGCAGTCATCGTTAAAACTCGAACATATTGTTTTCTAATACCGATCACGCGCACATGTGACCGAATGGTATTATACGAGTAACACTGTAACCCGTGTTTCAACTTCTCAAAATTTACTTGAAAAAGATACagcaaattttctttctttcaaccaaTATGAGGATCCACTATCGAAAAGGAGTAAAGTCCGAAGTTGCAGTGATGTCAGACGATACGTAATTACGtagataaaaattcatttcgcATGACAAATAAATCGGTGTGCTATATACACACGCGACAAGATTTCGGTTACACTCGCGTGTCGCAATGCTGTTACAACTTAGTTTCTGAATGCAACTCATCGTTGAAACGACGAGAGCGACAATTCGTGAATCGCGCGGTTCTTCCACCCGAATAGAAAGGTTGCCTTTAGGCCACGAGGTGGCTCCTGAGTACTATTAAACGTTCACCTGATAACCCAAACTACGGTTCAGACACGTGCGCGCAATACATATCCGGATCTTCCATCGTCTCACCTGTACGAACCAATTTGTCCATCCCGTGAcacttcctcttttttttcaaaagtctGGTACACGTTTGAACTAAACGCGCAAACACATCGGATTGTGTCGCCTCGCGTGTACGAGTTCCACGATTGTCTCTCAGATTCAATTATGTCGCTGCCATGTAACACGCATGTACAGTCTCGTGCAACTTAGGCTTCGCTTAGTTAAGCGGAAGTGTAGCGGAAGAAATGTCCCGCCATTCACCTTATTCCGCCATATTTTTTATCTATGACGACAAGAGATTCTGTGTCAGTCTCTCCCTAGGGTCTCTTCCAGTTCTTCCAGGATTTAATGGTCGGAGTCTCCTACGTTGCACCGGAGTGTACGTCATGAATTTTTCGAGCGATGGTACTACTAGTGTTACTCGGTATATAATCACCACACGACCTCGCTCGATTGCACTTCTCTTCCATGCGACACACACCGTGTTTCGCTGTCGATTACATTCGTTTTGAACTTCTACACTtgatgtatatgtatgtatgtcaACGAATGCATAGCATACACAATTGTTTGAAGTCCTATCGCTAATGCGCTGAAATTTATGTATCGGAACTTTTCCTGCGATAGGTGTAACGTTTACTTAAAACCAAAAAGACTTTGGCCTTTTAAAAGTGGTTAAGTTGAGCAACGATCTtggaatctttttttttttcttaactGCGTCATATGTTCAGCGTTTAGATGAGGTAGCATTTCTGaataatatgtatgtatacatataagtaGATTGTGATACCTAGATTGTTCTTAAGAATGTTACCTAACCGTTAAAGGAATAAGTTCCTTTAACGTGTATCGTCCTTGTATCACAGCAACTCAAGTGAACGAGCTAGATCCCTGCACTCTTTTAGACTTTGGGTTAGCAGGCTGTCCATCTATACTTAAGCGTGAGCGCACATTGTGCCGCACGCACGATGCATACATTTAAATGCTTATCCAAGGACGTCGTTTACCAACACATCGACGTATTACTGTTAATACATTACTCATAAAATTGCGGGTCGCGTGTCTTATAAAGTTTCTCATCTCTAATACCGATAAGATTAGATTTCTATACGTTTTGAAACCCTGATATACacgaatatttatataaatgcaATTTGTCTCTAATACATAACGAATTACGATGTGTTAGATGAAGCGATTGTTATCTGATCGACgcatttgaaataataatttaacaaatataTTTGATCTTGTACTTTGAATATTATGCAGGCGGAACAGTACGATTCTTTGCTACGTTGACCTCATTTCTTGGTTGACCTTAATATGTATGATACAAGGTACTCCCGTCGATCTATAGAGTAGCATTTTGTTAGTTtttttggaaattattttattctgattGTTTTATTGTGTataacaaattgtaatttaaataaagaatattctTTTTACACTTGATAGTTTGCTGTTTAAAAGTGGTAGTTATTTAGATATTACACCATTAACGTAACATCATTAGAActttaaatgataaaaaatgttaaccTACTTTTTCTAACATACATAAATCCTAGTCTGATTAACCACGTAATTTAACCGGCACTGCCGCCGGTGATGTGGAAGGCGGGAGTAATAGTGTTAATAGGAAATACTGATTTTAATATTGAATGCCAATATGATATACCAAGTTCTTCTTTggttaaatataatttatgaaatctTCCCCTCAAATTTTTGATCAGGTTTTATCCTtccaaattttattcaatttaccAATTTCATCTTTATGGCATTGTCTTACAATACAGTCAATCCTCTacagtttttaataaaattaattcttatttatcaatatttataGATAAAAACCTAATCAGTTATTAACAAACATAATATCAgtcaaattaaattctatatgATACAGGTGTAAACCAATCAGTATACCTATAGATCTATAGATCACTTTAGTACCAACTGAAGTATTGTCAATAATGACTCTCAGGTGATTAATACCAGTATTTTgttgatattaaatatattttgattttcatcAAATTACCTTATTCATTTTATCAATATCAACAATATATCAATACGTCATctcatacatttaataataccAATAATACTGAAGTATTGACAGCGGATATCGATTGTTTAAGACCTCTATGAGAGAAACATAACCTTGTTTCGAATATTAATGGAATATCTATTGTTTTAAATGATGGATCACTTACATAACGAGCCTCGATATCTTGATGATCATATACCGTGTGATAGAGATTTTCCAGGATTTTGTAGacttattttatcattatatGCAGACGTTCCGTAATGGGTGACAGTGCTGGTGAAGTACAAGTGAAGATATTATTTTTTGCCAAAGCAAGAGAATTAACAGGAAAACAAAAATGCTATATTACTATTCCACAGAGATTATCATATGCTGATTTAGTGGATAAAGTAATTAgtcaatttaaattagaaagtATACGAGATACCGCAATCTTAGCGGTGAATGAAGAATTCGTTTCTTCGGATACAACATTAGTATTTTCCGAAAAAGACGAAATTGCAGTTATTCCACCGCTCAGTGGAGGTTCGTATTTCACAAGTTTAtctataatattaatgatacatATTAATACAGAAAAGTATAAATTCTATTTGTGGATTTTTTAGGTTAGAATGGAAACTCCAAAAGACAGTGTTAAATTGCAACAGGAAGAACTAAACATTGAAGAAATGATTAGTTTAGTTATAGCTCCTAATTGTGgagctatatctacatttattGGTGTCACTcgtgataattttaataataaaaaggtatATATGTTAATTTTAACTATAAATTTGAACGTATTATTTATGTATGTTTCACAGGTACTAAAATTGGAATATGAAGCGTATGAAACAATGGcattaaaagaaatgaataatatatGTGCAAAAATTCGTTCTCAATGGAATGTCCATCATATTGCTATTTATCATCGTCTTGGAGAAGTACCAGTATCCAAAGCAAGTGTGATGATTGCTATTTCATCTCCTCACAGGGAAGAATCATTGAAAGCTGTTGAGTATGCTATCAATGCACTGAAGGCCTCAGTTCCAATTTGGAAGAAGGAAGTGTATGATACGCAAGAAACTCAATGGAAAGAGAATCAAGAATGTTCCTGGTCaaatagtaaataatatttttatatcattgAAGTAttagttaaaaagaaaatgtatgtaaaacctaaaatgcatttatttaattatataaaaataatatatacgGTGCTTGAATAATGTATTGTtgagttttaaaaaattgaaaaaaatatatattttatattgaatgcatacataaatattaataaattgttgATAACATTTTTATGATCTTATAACCATTTACCCATTTCAAATCTACTAATGATTCATTAAGTACTTacaaatcaaatatttattttgcaCAGTTAATAGTAAAAGAGATTCAGAAGAATCAGAAGATATGATTGCAATATCAAACGAGGTAGTAGAAACTGTGGTAGAAAATTCTGATCTATTTAACAgtgaggaagaagaagaagaagaagtggAAGAGGAAGACTCTAAAGTTATAATTGATCCAAATCTCGTTCAAATTCGTGCCACACCTGACGAATTGAATCACAGAATATCTTCTTTTATTGAAAGAAAACGTCAGCAAGTGAACATTGTAAATGTACAAGAATTTTGTTGTCACAGGTTAACATATgaaacatttataa from Osmia bicornis bicornis chromosome 15, iOsmBic2.1, whole genome shotgun sequence includes the following:
- the LOC114875673 gene encoding RNA-binding protein Pasilla isoform X5, whose amino-acid sequence is MWRIGGDGTYHLKVLVPGVAAGAIIGKGGDTIAQLQKDTGAKVKISKSHDFYPGTTERVCLITGSIEAIMAVMDFIMDKIREKPDLTLKTTVDSESGKTTAERDKQVKILVPNSTAGMIIGKAGNYIKQIKEESGSYVQISQKAKDVSLQERCITVIGEKENNRNALMMILAKVADDPQSGICPNVSYADVSGPVANYNPTGSPYAQAPTSTPTYTSTAGINTVSLLNGAGLSLNLNLGAAITAGTAPVTTQLLEHIKLNLRTAGFSEPAASEILSAIATLAKYNLLGMGIGMPSSMSYLGNPMDSTTTANGSNNNGGVFGPIGTVPALGSTSPTPRNTLDRYEAFDPFRQNNTAASAIHLNNNSFGLGTNQLSLVSKSPTQVDVNNKETKKVDIEIAEVIVGAILGPGGRALIEIQHLSGANIQISKKGMFAPGTRNRIVTITGYPNAIGTAQYLIEQRISEEEAKRARQNALASMIN
- the LOC114875673 gene encoding RNA-binding protein Pasilla isoform X2 gives rise to the protein MDKLVRTGGDGTYHLKVLVPGVAAGAIIGKGGDTIAQLQKDTGAKVKISKSHDFYPGTTERVCLITGSIEAIMAVMDFIMDKIREKPDLTLKTTVDSESGKTTAERDKQVKILVPNSTAGMIIGKAGNYIKQIKEESGSYVQISQKAKDVSLQERCITVIGEKENNRNALMMILAKVADDPQSGICPNVSYADVSGPVANYNPTGSPYAQAPTSTPTYTSTAGINTVSLLNGAGLSLNLNLGAAITAGTAPVTTQLLEHIKLNLRTAGFSEPAASEILSAIATLAKYNLLGMGIGMPSSMSYLGNPMDSTTTANGSNNNGGVFGPIGTVPALGSTSPTPRNTLDRYEAFDPFRQNNTAASAIHLNNNSFGLGTNQLSLVSKSPTQVDVNNKETKKVDIEIAEVIVGAILGPGGRALIEIQHLSGANIQISKKGMFAPGTRNRIVTITGYPNAIGTAQYLIEQRISEEEAKRARQNALASMIN
- the LOC114875673 gene encoding RNA-binding protein Pasilla isoform X6, with protein sequence MHGGDGTYHLKVLVPGVAAGAIIGKGGDTIAQLQKDTGAKVKISKSHDFYPGTTERVCLITGSIEAIMAVMDFIMDKIREKPDLTLKTTVDSESGKTTAERDKQVKILVPNSTAGMIIGKAGNYIKQIKEESGSYVQISQKAKDVSLQERCITVIGEKENNRNALMMILAKVADDPQSGICPNVSYADVSGPVANYNPTGSPYAQAPTSTPTYTSTAGINTVSLLNGAGLSLNLNLGAAITAGTAPVTTQLLEHIKLNLRTAGFSEPAASEILSAIATLAKYNLLGMGIGMPSSMSYLGNPMDSTTTANGSNNNGGVFGPIGTVPALGSTSPTPRNTLDRYEAFDPFRQNNTAASAIHLNNNSFGLGTNQLSLVSKSPTQVDVNNKETKKVDIEIAEVIVGAILGPGGRALIEIQHLSGANIQISKKGMFAPGTRNRIVTITGYPNAIGTAQYLIEQRISEEEAKRARQNALASMIN
- the LOC114875673 gene encoding RNA-binding protein Pasilla isoform X1, whose amino-acid sequence is MSVISLPLKPIVVVRTFIRSSGPCVVRLPSPAFNDTCHRSGLSSLCQSTSLSFSLTLFVSLGVPDRKDKMAADSGMETCPSPEIADSRKRPLDCDAENGATKRSHYGSGGDGTYHLKVLVPGVAAGAIIGKGGDTIAQLQKDTGAKVKISKSHDFYPGTTERVCLITGSIEAIMAVMDFIMDKIREKPDLTLKTTVDSESGKTTAERDKQVKILVPNSTAGMIIGKAGNYIKQIKEESGSYVQISQKAKDVSLQERCITVIGEKENNRNALMMILAKVADDPQSGICPNVSYADVSGPVANYNPTGSPYAQAPTSTPTYTSTAGINTVSLLNGAGLSLNLNLGAAITAGTAPVTTQLLEHIKLNLRTAGFSEPAASEILSAIATLAKYNLLGMGIGMPSSMSYLGNPMDSTTTANGSNNNGGVFGPIGTVPALGSTSPTPRNTLDRYEAFDPFRQNNTAASAIHLNNNSFGLGTNQLSLVSKSPTQVDVNNKETKKVDIEIAEVIVGAILGPGGRALIEIQHLSGANIQISKKGMFAPGTRNRIVTITGYPNAIGTAQYLIEQRISEEEAKRARQNALASMIN
- the LOC114875673 gene encoding RNA-binding protein Pasilla isoform X4; amino-acid sequence: MSVISLPLKPIVVVRTFIRSSGPCVVRLPSPAFNDTCHRSGLSSLCQSTSLSFSLTLFVSLGVPDRKDKMAADSGMETCPSPEIADSRKRPLDCDAENGATKRSHYGSGGDGTYHLKVLVPGVAAGAIIGKGGDTIAQLQKDTGAKVKISKSHDFYPGTTERVCLITGSIEAIMAVMDFIMDKIREKPDLTLKTTVDSESGKTTAERDKQVKILVPNSTAGMIIGKAGNYIKQIKEESGSYVQISQKAKDVSLQERCITVIGEKENNRNALMMILAKVADDPQSGICPNVSYADVSGPVANYNPTGSPYAQAPTSTPTYTSTAGINTVSLLNGAGLSLNLNLGAAITAGTAPVTTQLLEHIKLNLRTAGFSEPAASEILSAIATLAKYNLLGMGIGMPSSMSYLGNPMDSTTTANGSNNNGGVFGPIGTVPALGSTSPTPRNTLDRYEAFDPFRQNNTAASAIHLNNNSFGLGTNQLSLRL
- the LOC114875673 gene encoding RNA-binding protein Pasilla isoform X3 translates to MSVISLPLKPIVVVRTFIRSSGPCVVRLPSPAFNDTCHRSGLSSLCQSTSLSFSLTLFVSLGVPDRKDKMAADSGMETCPSPEIADSRKRPLDCDAENGATKRSHYGSGGDGTYHLKVLVPGVAAGAIIGKGGDTIAQLQKDTGAKVKISKSHDFYPGTTERVCLITGSIEAIMAVMDFIMDKIREKPDLTLKTTVDSESGKTTAERDKQVKILVPNSTAGMIIGKAGNYIKQIKEESGSYVQISQKAKDVSLQERCITVIGEKENNRNALMMILAKVADDPQSGICPNVSYADVSGPVANYNPTGSPYAQAPTSTPTYTSTAGINTVSLLNGAGLSLNLNLGAAITAGTAPVTTQLLEHIKLNLRTAGFSEPAASEILSAIATLAKYNLLGMGIGMPSSMSYLGNPMDSTTTANGSNNNGGVFGPIGTVPALGSTSPTPRNTLDRYEAFDPFRQNNTAASAIHLNNNSFGLGTNQLSLEKG
- the LOC114875674 gene encoding molybdopterin synthase catalytic subunit; translated protein: METPKDSVKLQQEELNIEEMISLVIAPNCGAISTFIGVTRDNFNNKKVLKLEYEAYETMALKEMNNICAKIRSQWNVHHIAIYHRLGEVPVSKASVMIAISSPHREESLKAVEYAINALKASVPIWKKEVYDTQETQWKENQECSWSNINSKRDSEESEDMIAISNEVVETVVENSDLFNSEEEEEEEVEEEDSKVIIDPNLVQIRATPDELNHRISSFIERKRQQVNIVNVQEFCCHRDQSDENEDSCARVDAILIRRKDSKSHVKVHRVLNAWGPQMVDHHTLRKASMSGMNQTNSNYSSVLDDRISTTERILGINRPVPKDIYERLKNIENRILYLEGISPEYKDFWKEEDINSLKGTFKPTRKRTYSMAELDCKLHELEDKYAKKAK